The Stigmatella ashevillena genomic sequence GGGCGAGCAACGCCGCCACGACCCACTTGAGCTTCCCGCCTCCCGACCGCTTGCGGCGGCCCGCCGCGTAGGAGTCCAGCACCCCCAGCTCCGCTTGCGTCAGGTGCGCCAGCGCCTCCGACTCCGTGAGCTTCTCCCGGTGGCGCAGGAAGGCCACCAGCAGGGCCGGGTGAGAGACTTCGATCTCCCGGGCCAGGAACAGGTCCAGCTCGCGCCGCATCGCCGCCGCGTCCGGGTAACGGTTCTCCGGCTTCACCTCCAGGGCGCGCTGGACGATGTTCGCCAGGGGCTTGGGCACCTCGGGGGCCACCTTGTGCAGCGGCTTGTACAGGCCATCGCGGATCTTCGCGAACACCTCGCCCGCGGTCCGCCCCTGAAAGGGACGCGCCCCGGTCAGCGTCTCGTAGAGCAACACCCCCAGCGAGAAGATGTCGGTCCGGGCATCCAGCTTCGCCCCGGTCACCTGCTCCGGAGACATGTACGCCGGCGTGCCCACCGCCACGCCCTGCTGGGTGAGCGCCACCATGTCCACATCCTTGGCGATGCCAAAATCCATCAGCTTCACCTCGCCGGACTTGGCGAGCATGACATTGGCGGGCTTGAGGTCGCGGTGGATGATGTGGCGGAAGTGCGCATGGTCCAACGCGCTGGCGATGCGCGCGCAGATGACGGCGGCCACATCGGCCGGCAGCGGCCCCTCCTTGATGAGCTCCTGAAGGGTGGGCCCATCCACGAACTCCAGCACCATGAAGAGGCTGTCGTTCTTCTCCACCATGTCATACAGGGTGACGATGTTCTGGTGGCGGAAGGCGGCCAGGGCGAGCGCCTCCCGGTGGAAACGCGAGAGCGACTCCTTGTCCCGCTGGCCCTCGGGCAGCAGCTCCTTGATGGCGGCCTCGCGCTGAATGGCCTCGTGCAGGCCCCGGTACACCTGGGCCATTCCCCCGCGGCCCAGCTCTCCGAGCACGCGATAGGGGCCGATCTTCCGGTGACGAATGGGGTTCTTGTCCGACTTGTCCTTCTGGGGGTCAGCCACGGGCCACACGGTAGCGGCTTGTGCCCGGACCGTCGACAGGTCTCACGCGTCCTCCTTGCCTGCTCCCGGTCGAAGCAGGCTCAACCGGGTTTCTCCGCGACACCGTGAAGCCTCGCCGAGTGGACAGCGCCCAGGCACGGAGACGTAACATCCTCCCACTGGAGCGCACCGCGGAACACCCTGCGCCCCCGGGATGCCCCTCATGTCCGCTTCGTCCGACGCCCGCCTCTCCGTAGGCCTCCGCCTGCTGCTCCATGGCGGCTCGGTGCTCGTGGGGCTCTTCACGTTCGTCTACGCACGGCTCGTGTGCACCTTCATCTGCGGCCTGCCCACGCCCGTGCTGGCCCGCACCGTCGCGATCCTCACGGTGCTCCACATCTCGCTCCGGGAATTGCTGCTGCAGCTCGTCCCCTTGTCCGGAAAGGGCTCTTCCCCCGCCCGGCGGGCCTGGCTCCTGTCGACCCTCGCCTGGGGCGTGACAGGCCTGGCCGCCAGCATCCTTCACAAGGCCCAATACCCCTCCTTTCCCCTGTTCAGCCACGTGAAGTTCGCCGTGGGCTATTGGCTCCTGGGCGGAGCGCTCCTGGGCCAACTGGAGTACCTCCTCTTCGAGCGCGCGTTGCCCCCCGCCCCCTCCGTCTCCCGGACCGAGCAGCTTCGCGAGCGGCTGGGACGGCGGCTGCTCGAAGGCTATGTCATCTTCACCACCGTCCCCGCCGGGGTCCTGCTGCTCACGCTGCTGCGCTTCATCTGGGAGTTCCAAGGCGAAGCGCACTACGTGGTGGAAGCGGCCGTGATGTCCCTGGGCTTCACGGGCATCGCGCTCGGGGTGGCGGTCGCCTATGGCCGGAGCGTGCGCCGGGACACCGAGCGGCTGCTCGAGGCGGTGCGCCGCGTGGGCAGCGGAGACTTCCAGCCGGGCGCCGCCACGAGCCGACCGGACGAGCTGTTCCTCGTCGCCGAGGGCATCAACGAGATGGCCGGAGGGCTCCAACTGCGCGAACGCATCCGCGAGGCCTTCGGACGCTTCGTCTCGCCGCAGGTCGCCTCCGAGTTCATCGAGAAGTACGCGCGCCACGGAAAGGCGGCGGTGATGGGAGGGGAGCGCAAGGACGTGGTGGTGCTCTTCAGCGATCTGCGCGACTTCACGCACCTGTCGGAATCCCTGGCGCCCGAGGTGCTCATCGAGGTGCTCAACGGCTACTTCCAGGAGATGGTCGGCGCCATCCAGCAGCACGGGGGCATGGTGGACAAGTTCATCGGAGACGCGGTGCTGGCCGTGTTCGGCTTGACCGAGGGGGCTGGCAACCCCGCGCGCGCGGCCGTGGCCGCGGGCCTGGAGATGCAACGGCGCCTGGAGGCCTACAACGCGCGGCTGGCCGCGCGAGGCATCCAGCTCCGCTCGGGCGTGGGCATCCACGCGGGCGAGGCCGTCGCCGGCTACCTGGGGAGCACCGACCGGATGGAGTTCACGGTCATTGGGCACACGGTCAACGTGGCCTCTCGCATCGAGGGCCAGGCCCGCGAGCCCCGCCCTGCCCTGCTCTTCAGCGAGGAGGTGGCCCGCCGCTTCGGCGATGCCTTCCGCGTGAAGGAGGTCGGCAGCGTGGCCCTCAAAGGCGTGGCCCAGGAGGTCCGCCTGCTCTCGGTGACGGGCGAGGCGGGCTCGGCCCAGGTGGCCTGAGGGCCTCGCGTCACTTCGCTGCGTCGTCCATGGCCCGCTGGAGCGTGGCGCCCAGCGAGTTCACCTCCCGCTGGTGCGTCTCGAGGATCTCGGTCACGGCCGTACAAGGCCCAAGCGAGGAGCCCCCACGGCGGCCCTCGGGCTGGTTCTCGCAGCACTGGGCCTCCATGCTGACGCTAATGGTGCTGCCGGACGAGGCGGTGGGCGCCACGGTGGTGGTGAAGCGCCGCATCAGCGCGCCTTCCTTCTGGTTGGGCAGGTAGCAAACGCTCGTGGGCTCCCACTGCGTGTGGATGATGCCCAGGCCCGGCTCGACGCTCTCGGGGGGATGGCCCGCGGACACCAGGGCCCTCACGAGCGTGTCGAGGGGAGACTCAGGCCCCTGAGGCGCCTTGAAGATATAGGGCCGCTGCGGCTGCGTGCAGCCCCCGAGGACAAGGGCCAGGACAACACCGAAACGGACGGAGCAAACACGCGACACAGAACCTCCAAACCGGGAAGGAGCCCCCCGTGTTACCACACACCCATGTACACACCTCCCCATTACAAGGAAGAGCGCCCCGAAGCGCTCCAGGCCTTCATCCACCAGCACAGCTTCGGCCTGCTCATCAGCCCAGGGCCCCAAGGCATGGAGGCCACGCACCTGCCCTTCCTCTTGGAAGTGGACGGCGCCGGCCCCGGACGGCTCCTGGCGCACCTGTCCCGGGCCAACCCGCAGTGGAAGCACCTGGAGGAGGCCGGCGAGGTGCTGACCGTCTTCTCCGGGCCCCACGCCTACATCTCCGCTTCCTGGTACACGGAGCGCACGGACGTTCCCACGTGGAACTACGTGGCCGTTCACGCCTATGGGCGCGCCCGGCGGGTGGACGGAGAGCGGCTGCACGGCATGCTCGCGCGGATGGCCCAGCGCTACGAAGCGACCAGCGCCGTGCCCTGGTCGCTCGGGGAAGTCCCCGAAGCCTCTCTCCAGGCCATGACGAAGGGAATCGTGGGCATCGAAATCGAACTCACCCGGCTGCAAGGCACACGAAAGCTGAGCCAGAACCGCTCGGCCGAGGACCAGCAACGCGTCCTCCAGGCGCTGCGGGAACGAGGCAGCCCGGACGATCTCGCCCTCGCCGCCCTCATGGAGCGCCCATCCTAGACCGCACCGAAGCGCACGGGGTGAAACCCTATCGACAAGGTTGGGTGATACATGCTCTACCTCCGAGGTCACCTCACGGTCCCTACCCATCAGGGGAGTTCTCGGTTCAAGCCCTCCCCCACGCGAACGCCCTAGACCTCATCACGAGCGGATACCTTGAGCGTGCTCTGCTCCCCTATGCCTGTCGACCTTCACATCATCGCAAGTTGTACAGACCGCAAACGGATGGCTGTGCCGGACACACTCCGGTTGCGGAGCGTGAAAGCCTCAGGTATCGAAGCCCGTGCTCGCCAATGGTGGGGCCGCCTGGAGCAGCACGCCGCTCCGCCTGTCTGTGCAATGGAACTCTACGCAGGTGACCACTGGCGCATCATCCGGGAACTTCCGGCAGTCGCAGTCGAGGCGGGATTCTCCCCCCAACTCTGGATCGCCTCCGCGGGATATGGGCTCATTCCTTCCAACGCAGTCATTCACCCGTACTCCGCCACCTTCGCTCCTGGAAAACCTGACTCCGTGACGGTGGACCAGGCCGGTCTGCGCACGCGGGCACAGCACCAGCACTGGTGGGACGCGCTCTCGCGAATGGACTGCCCTGCCCCCCGTGCGCCGCGGCAGGTCCAGCACCTCGCCGAGTCTGGACGCAACCCCATCATCCTCATCGTCGCGTCACCGTCCTATGTCGCCGCGCTCGAGAAGGATCTCGTGCGCGCGGCCCAGGCACTTCATCGCCCCGAGCGGCTCATCATCATCTCGGCGCGCTCCAGCATCTCTCGCGGCACCTTGGCGCCCCATTGGGTCCCGTCGAGCGCCCACCTCCAGGCACGGCTGGGAGGAGCGCGCCTGTCCCTCCATGCCCGCGTGGCCCGGAAGGCCCTTCAGCGCGCGAGACACGGGATTCTGGACGCACGCGAACTCCGAGGGTATTACGGGCGGCTCATCCAAGGTAGCCATCCCCTCGTCCGCTACGAGCGGACTCCTATGACAGATGACGACGTACGGGCTTTCATCGCGCAGGCGCTGCGCACGGATCCTCTCTCCTGCAGCGCCACCCTCCGGAAGTTGCGCGACAGTGGCCATGCGTGCGAGCAGCAGCGATTCAAGCGACTCTTCCTCGAACTCCGGGGATGCGCGTTTCCACCTGGCGGGGCCGCCACGTGAAATTTTTTCTCCCTGACAGCCAGGATCTCGTCGACCCCTCCTTTGACTTCGAGAATGAGCAGCGCGCCAAGGACCGGCGGCGCCAGCGGCATGATCTCTACGCGCATGAGGTTTTTTCTCAGCCTGCCTTTGACGGATTCCTGGTCTCCAAAGGCATGGTGGATGGCTTCGGGGCGCTGGGCAGCCGCTATACGCTTTCGCAGCGCCTTCGCTTGTCACAGATAGGGGCTCCGGAGTTCTTCCGCGTGAACCGAGCCCCTCATCCTCTCCAGATCATGGGGGACTGCGGCGCTTTCACATACGTGAAAGAACAGAAGCCTCCCTACAGCGTCGATGACGTGATGGATTTCTACGCCACCTGCCGGTTCGACTATGGCGTTTCACTGGACCACGTCATCCTCGACTTCCTCCCAGAGGCGGACGCGCCGGGGGCAGGCCCTCGGGCGGTGCCCGCCGCCATCCGCCGTCGACAGGAATTGACGCTCGAGTACGCCTCCGAATTTCTCCACAAGCACACGCGGGGCCGCCATGCCTTCAAGCCCCTGGGCGTCGCCCAGGGCTGGAGCCCTCAATCCTACGCCACCAGCGTCAAGCGCTTGCAGCAGATGGGTTACGACTACATCGCGCTGGGAGGCATGGTCCCCCTCAAGACCCAAGACATCCTCCGGTGCCTGCAAGCCATCCAGGCCCAGCGCGCCCACGGCACGCGCCTGCACCTGCTTGGCGTGACACGCACCGAACACATCGAGGAGTTCTACCGGCTGGGGGTCGCCTCGTTCGACAGCACCTCGCCCCTTCGACAAGCCTTCAAGGATGCCCATGACAATTACTATCACAATGGGCTCACCTACACCGCCATCCGCATCCCTCAAGTCGAGGGCAATACGAGCCTACAGCAACGGATTGCCTCGGGCCAGATATCACAAAACCAGGCGCGCAAGCTGGAGACCGCCTGCCTTCAGGCCATGCGGCTGTTCGATTCGGGCCGCCGTTCCATCTCCAAGGTCATCGAGGTGCTCCTCGAGTACGAGGACCTGTATGCACCCGACGCGAAACGCAATCATGCCAAAGACTATGAGCGGACACTCCGGGATGCGCCCTGGCGCCGGTGCGCCTGCGACATCTGCAAACACCTCAAACACCATGTCATCATCTTCCGAGGAGCGGAGCGCAACCGGCGGAGGGGCTTTCACAACATCTGGAGCTTCTATCGCCATATGCGCGACTCCGGTACGGACACCCATGAGTTCACCGTAGGGCAACAGGTTGCTGGCTTGAAGGAACGCGCATGTCGGACGAATTGAGGCTTCCCGCCCTGGAAGTGCACCAATCCAAGGGACGCAAGCTGTACTCCTTCGCCGTGGACGGGAAGCTGTTGCAGGACTTCGTCACCGTCTCGCGTGTGCGCCGAGGTGACGGAAATGAGCTGTCAGGCTACCAGCGGCCCGAGGCGCTTGCTCACATTCAAGAGATCCGCGCCTACCTGGAAGCCCCCTCCCCCCTGATCCCCAACTCCATCATCCTGGCCTTTGACTCCCGGGTCCGGTTCGAGCCCGCCAAGGGCAAGACCTCGCTGCCCTACGTGCGAACGGGGACCCTCGTGATTCCCCTGGAAAAAAACATCGCCGACCCAGACAAACCCGGCTTCGTCGTGGATGGACAGCAACGCCTGGCGGCCATCCGGGATGCGAACATCCACCGGCTTCCCGTCTGTGTCACGGCGTTCATCACCAACGACGTCAGGCAGCAGACCGAACAGTTCATCCTCGTCAATTCGACGAAGCCCCTCCCCAAAGGGCTCATCTACGAGCTCTTGCCCGGCACGGACGCACACCTTCCCTCTCCCCTGCACCGACGCAAGCTCCCAGCGCTCCTGATGGAGCGGCTGAACCTGGACGAGGACTCTCCGCTCTCGGGCCGCATCCGCACGACGACCAATCCAACGGGCACCATCAAGGACAACTCCGTCCTCAAGATGATTGAGAACAGCCTGAGCGATGGCGTCCTCTTTCATTTCCTGCGCCCGGAGCGGGCCCATGGCGCGGATGTGGCCTCGATGGGGGAGGTGCTGCACCACTTCTGGGCCGCCGTGGCCCGGGTCTTCCATGCCGCCTGGGGACTGCCTCCGAAGAAGTCCCGGCTCCTGCACGGCGCGGGGATCATCAGCCTGGGCCATGTCATGGATGCCATCAGCCGGGTGCGCAATGTCCCCCTCATTCCGACGGAAGCCCAGTACGTCGAGAAGCTGATGCCCCTCCAGGAGCTCACCCATTGGACCGGGGGTTCTTGGAATTTCGGCAATGGCGAGCGCCGGAAATGGAACAACCTCCAGAACACGCCCGGCGATATCGAGCTGCTCTCCAAATACCTCTGCACCCCATACCAAAAGCAAGCCAGCCGGTCACTGTGAAACAGATCACTCCCGGGTGATGTGCATTCCCCATGGGCGATTGCCGCATCAACCGTTATGAGGGAGCCCCATGACCTTCCTCAAGCGCTTCCTCCTCACGGGTGCCCTGCTGGGCGCATTGCCGGGCGCCGCGCAAACCAGCGCGGCGGCTCCTTCCTTCCAGACCGCCCAGGACATTGACGCCTGGAAGGAGAAGAACCGGAACTGGAACCGCTGGGGGCCGGAGGATCAGCTCGGCGCCGTGAACCTGATCACCCCCGCCAAGCGGAAGGAGGCCGCGAAGCTCGTCCGGGAAGGCGTCTCCGTCTCCCTCGCGCACCCCCTGGAGACCCAGAAGGCCGAGGACGTCCCCTCGCCCCTCGGTCATCGCATGCTCTTCACGGGTGAATCCCCGGAGTCCCAGTACACCGCCGACGCCCTGTCCCTCGAATTCCATGGCTTCACGCACACCCACCTCGATGCGCTCTGCCACGTCTTCGATCACGGCAAGATGTACAACGGGTATCCGCAGAGCCTCGTCACCGCGAAGGGATGCGCGAAACTCGCCGTGAGCGCGCTCAAGGACGGCATCCTGACACGCGGCGTGCTCATCGACATCCCGGCCCTCCAGGGCGTTGCCTACCTGGAGCCAGGAACCCCCATCCATGCGAAGGACCTGGAGGCCTGGGAAAAGAAGACGAAGGTCCGCGTGTCGAGCGGTGACGCCGTCATCATCCGCACCGGCCGCTGGGCCCGCCGCGCCGCCGTGGGCCCCTGGGACGTCTCGCAGCACTCCGCGGGACTGCACGCCTCCACCGCCGACTGGTTCAAGAAGCGCGGCGTTGCCCTCATCGCCACGGATGTCGGCCTGGATGTGCTTCCC encodes the following:
- the dpdA gene encoding tRNA-guanine transglycosylase DpdA; this translates as MKFFLPDSQDLVDPSFDFENEQRAKDRRRQRHDLYAHEVFSQPAFDGFLVSKGMVDGFGALGSRYTLSQRLRLSQIGAPEFFRVNRAPHPLQIMGDCGAFTYVKEQKPPYSVDDVMDFYATCRFDYGVSLDHVILDFLPEADAPGAGPRAVPAAIRRRQELTLEYASEFLHKHTRGRHAFKPLGVAQGWSPQSYATSVKRLQQMGYDYIALGGMVPLKTQDILRCLQAIQAQRAHGTRLHLLGVTRTEHIEEFYRLGVASFDSTSPLRQAFKDAHDNYYHNGLTYTAIRIPQVEGNTSLQQRIASGQISQNQARKLETACLQAMRLFDSGRRSISKVIEVLLEYEDLYAPDAKRNHAKDYERTLRDAPWRRCACDICKHLKHHVIIFRGAERNRRRGFHNIWSFYRHMRDSGTDTHEFTVGQQVAGLKERACRTN
- a CDS encoding FMN-binding negative transcriptional regulator; this encodes MYTPPHYKEERPEALQAFIHQHSFGLLISPGPQGMEATHLPFLLEVDGAGPGRLLAHLSRANPQWKHLEEAGEVLTVFSGPHAYISASWYTERTDVPTWNYVAVHAYGRARRVDGERLHGMLARMAQRYEATSAVPWSLGEVPEASLQAMTKGIVGIEIELTRLQGTRKLSQNRSAEDQQRVLQALRERGSPDDLALAALMERPS
- the dbpB gene encoding DGQHR domain-containing protein DpdB translates to MSDELRLPALEVHQSKGRKLYSFAVDGKLLQDFVTVSRVRRGDGNELSGYQRPEALAHIQEIRAYLEAPSPLIPNSIILAFDSRVRFEPAKGKTSLPYVRTGTLVIPLEKNIADPDKPGFVVDGQQRLAAIRDANIHRLPVCVTAFITNDVRQQTEQFILVNSTKPLPKGLIYELLPGTDAHLPSPLHRRKLPALLMERLNLDEDSPLSGRIRTTTNPTGTIKDNSVLKMIENSLSDGVLFHFLRPERAHGADVASMGEVLHHFWAAVARVFHAAWGLPPKKSRLLHGAGIISLGHVMDAISRVRNVPLIPTEAQYVEKLMPLQELTHWTGGSWNFGNGERRKWNNLQNTPGDIELLSKYLCTPYQKQASRSL
- a CDS encoding cyclase family protein, whose protein sequence is MTFLKRFLLTGALLGALPGAAQTSAAAPSFQTAQDIDAWKEKNRNWNRWGPEDQLGAVNLITPAKRKEAAKLVREGVSVSLAHPLETQKAEDVPSPLGHRMLFTGESPESQYTADALSLEFHGFTHTHLDALCHVFDHGKMYNGYPQSLVTAKGCAKLAVSALKDGILTRGVLIDIPALQGVAYLEPGTPIHAKDLEAWEKKTKVRVSSGDAVIIRTGRWARRAAVGPWDVSQHSAGLHASTADWFKKRGVALIATDVGLDVLPSGVKDDPFPTHVMVINALGISVLDNADTEALVQAAAERKRYDFLLSIAPLRVEGGTGSPVNPIATF
- a CDS encoding adenylate/guanylate cyclase domain-containing protein; protein product: MSASSDARLSVGLRLLLHGGSVLVGLFTFVYARLVCTFICGLPTPVLARTVAILTVLHISLRELLLQLVPLSGKGSSPARRAWLLSTLAWGVTGLAASILHKAQYPSFPLFSHVKFAVGYWLLGGALLGQLEYLLFERALPPAPSVSRTEQLRERLGRRLLEGYVIFTTVPAGVLLLTLLRFIWEFQGEAHYVVEAAVMSLGFTGIALGVAVAYGRSVRRDTERLLEAVRRVGSGDFQPGAATSRPDELFLVAEGINEMAGGLQLRERIREAFGRFVSPQVASEFIEKYARHGKAAVMGGERKDVVVLFSDLRDFTHLSESLAPEVLIEVLNGYFQEMVGAIQQHGGMVDKFIGDAVLAVFGLTEGAGNPARAAVAAGLEMQRRLEAYNARLAARGIQLRSGVGIHAGEAVAGYLGSTDRMEFTVIGHTVNVASRIEGQAREPRPALLFSEEVARRFGDAFRVKEVGSVALKGVAQEVRLLSVTGEAGSAQVA
- a CDS encoding serine/threonine-protein kinase produces the protein MAQVYRGLHEAIQREAAIKELLPEGQRDKESLSRFHREALALAAFRHQNIVTLYDMVEKNDSLFMVLEFVDGPTLQELIKEGPLPADVAAVICARIASALDHAHFRHIIHRDLKPANVMLAKSGEVKLMDFGIAKDVDMVALTQQGVAVGTPAYMSPEQVTGAKLDARTDIFSLGVLLYETLTGARPFQGRTAGEVFAKIRDGLYKPLHKVAPEVPKPLANIVQRALEVKPENRYPDAAAMRRELDLFLAREIEVSHPALLVAFLRHREKLTESEALAHLTQAELGVLDSYAAGRRKRSGGGKLKWVVAALLALATATGTGIYLTQDQWAPPVEKKMKR